The Kordia sp. SMS9 genome window below encodes:
- the cyoE gene encoding heme o synthase, translating into MKTALNTLKKTYSFASIFEDFKQLTKVGLAISVVFSSLAGYLLAVGADGFSFKILSLLALGGYFMVGASNAFNQIIERDLDALMDRTKNRPIPSGRMSVTTAFIIAAIFTILGIGILYVINPRTAMFGAISIFLYTCVYTPLKTKTPLAVFVGALPGAIPFMLGWVAATNQFGIEPGILFMIQFFWQFPHFWAIGWFLFDDYKKGGFFMLPTGKRNKATALQIIMYTVWLILISIFPVSGLTGELKLSIIAAILVFIAGIGLLYYGIQLYRKMDKKSAKALMLASVGYITLMQIIFVVDKFLQ; encoded by the coding sequence ATGAAAACGGCATTGAATACACTCAAAAAAACATACTCATTTGCTTCAATATTTGAAGATTTTAAGCAGCTTACAAAGGTTGGATTGGCCATTAGCGTAGTCTTCTCTTCGTTGGCAGGATACTTACTTGCAGTTGGTGCAGATGGTTTCAGTTTCAAAATACTTAGTTTACTTGCTTTAGGCGGTTATTTTATGGTGGGCGCTTCTAATGCATTCAATCAAATTATAGAGCGCGACTTAGATGCATTGATGGATCGTACTAAAAACAGACCGATTCCGTCAGGACGCATGTCAGTAACGACAGCTTTCATCATTGCAGCAATATTTACCATACTAGGAATTGGCATTTTATATGTGATCAATCCAAGAACAGCAATGTTTGGTGCCATTTCTATTTTCTTGTACACTTGTGTATATACGCCATTAAAAACAAAAACGCCATTAGCTGTATTTGTAGGTGCGCTTCCTGGAGCCATTCCGTTTATGTTGGGTTGGGTAGCGGCTACAAATCAATTTGGAATTGAACCAGGGATTTTATTCATGATTCAATTCTTTTGGCAATTTCCACACTTTTGGGCAATTGGCTGGTTTTTATTTGACGATTATAAAAAAGGCGGATTTTTTATGTTGCCCACAGGAAAAAGAAACAAAGCCACCGCATTGCAGATCATTATGTATACCGTTTGGCTGATTTTAATTTCGATATTTCCAGTTTCTGGATTAACAGGCGAATTAAAACTATCCATCATCGCAGCAATTTTAGTATTCATTGCGGGAATTGGATTGTTGTATTACGGAATCCAATTGTATCGAAAAATGGACAAAAAATCGGCAAAAGCATTGATGTTGGCTAGTGTGGGATACATCACCTTAATGCAAATAATATTTGTGGTAGATAAATTTTTACAATAA
- a CDS encoding cytochrome c oxidase subunit 3 — MEATVSNTGTEGKVWGGGNQPLRASYGKMMMWFFILSDALTFSGFLAAYGFSRFKFIDSWPIADEVYNHFPGIHGDNPMYFVALMTFILIASSVTMVLAVDAGHHNDKKKTTFYMFLTIIGGAIFLGSQAYEWTNFIKGSYGALETKGGQILQFVDTNTTPEDDKMYRISVEKFATASFKERSQHQSKNGLWYASESSLPTYSVQDVVTGFNENPNLAVRTQEIIPNVAALKASDNPADVAKAARFESMYINADHKGHKGILNRAASEKALKDAVVYVKGANLVHNEYGNRLFGDFFFFITGFHGFHVFSGVVINVIIFFNVLLGTYERRKNNYEMVEKVGLYWHFVDLVWVFVFTFFYLV, encoded by the coding sequence ATGGAAGCTACTGTTTCAAATACAGGCACAGAAGGTAAAGTTTGGGGAGGCGGAAATCAGCCGTTGAGAGCAAGCTATGGAAAAATGATGATGTGGTTTTTCATCCTATCGGATGCACTTACGTTCTCAGGATTCTTGGCAGCGTATGGATTCTCAAGATTCAAATTTATTGATTCATGGCCAATTGCAGATGAAGTGTACAATCACTTCCCAGGAATACACGGAGACAATCCAATGTATTTCGTTGCCTTAATGACTTTTATATTAATTGCGTCATCAGTAACGATGGTGTTGGCAGTAGATGCAGGTCATCACAATGACAAAAAGAAAACTACGTTCTACATGTTCCTCACGATCATTGGAGGAGCTATTTTCTTAGGATCGCAAGCATATGAGTGGACAAACTTTATCAAAGGTTCGTACGGAGCATTGGAAACAAAAGGAGGTCAAATTTTACAGTTTGTTGATACAAATACAACCCCCGAAGATGATAAAATGTATCGTATTTCGGTAGAAAAATTTGCAACAGCTTCTTTCAAAGAGCGATCACAGCACCAAAGTAAAAATGGATTGTGGTATGCTTCAGAATCTTCATTGCCAACATATTCAGTACAAGACGTAGTTACAGGATTCAATGAAAATCCAAACTTAGCAGTTCGTACACAGGAAATTATTCCAAATGTAGCGGCGTTAAAAGCTTCTGATAATCCAGCAGATGTAGCCAAAGCAGCACGTTTTGAAAGTATGTACATCAATGCAGATCATAAAGGACACAAAGGAATTTTAAATCGTGCAGCATCCGAAAAAGCATTAAAAGATGCGGTGGTGTATGTAAAAGGAGCAAATCTTGTCCACAACGAATATGGAAATAGATTGTTTGGAGATTTCTTCTTCTTCATCACAGGATTCCATGGATTCCACGTATTCTCAGGAGTAGTTATCAATGTTATTATTTTCTTCAACGTGTTATTAGGAACGTATGAAAGAAGAAAAAATAACTATGAAATGGTAGAAAAAGTTGGACTCTATTGGCACTTTGTCGATCTAGTTTGGGTATTCGTATTTACCTTCTTCTACCTAGTTTAA
- a CDS encoding cytochrome c oxidase subunit 3: MDLTQGTFQEKKDRSRKMMLWFAMISMFMTFAGLTSAYIVSQERPDWLDSLVLPTAFFYSTLVIIVSSITFHLAKVSIQKGLRQATTMYLLLTLTLAAAFVILQFVGFNEIIANKFFFTGKSSSVTSSFIYIITGVHLLHVAAGIIVLLVVIYNHFKQKYKQGQTLGLELGAMFWHFLDVLWVFLFLFLYFLS, from the coding sequence ATGGATTTAACGCAGGGAACATTTCAGGAGAAGAAAGACAGATCGAGAAAGATGATGTTGTGGTTTGCTATGATTAGCATGTTTATGACCTTTGCGGGATTGACGAGTGCATACATAGTAAGTCAAGAACGACCAGATTGGCTAGACAGTTTGGTGTTGCCAACTGCATTCTTTTACAGCACGCTGGTAATTATTGTAAGTAGCATTACATTTCATTTGGCAAAAGTGTCCATTCAAAAAGGACTCAGACAAGCAACAACGATGTATTTATTGCTTACGTTGACACTTGCTGCTGCGTTTGTAATTTTACAATTTGTAGGGTTCAATGAAATCATTGCAAATAAGTTCTTTTTCACAGGAAAATCGAGTTCTGTTACGTCCTCTTTCATTTATATCATTACGGGAGTGCATTTATTGCACGTCGCGGCAGGTATAATCGTATTATTGGTTGTAATTTATAATCATTTTAAACAAAAGTATAAACAAGGGCAAACACTTGGTTTAGAACTAGGTGCAATGTTTTGGCATTTCCTAGATGTATTGTGGGTATTTTTGTTTTTATTTTTATATTTCTTATCATAA
- a CDS encoding cytochrome C oxidase subunit IV family protein has protein sequence MAHDHGHTEHKLAIFRGRLKFKSNVQKIWGVLIFLSIVTIIEVGFGIVKPGILVDNYFLGMKLLNWVFIILTIVKAYYIAWDFMHLRDEKSSLRRAVVWTAVFLISYLIFILLQEGTYIEDVKTNGFIKWDF, from the coding sequence ATGGCACACGATCACGGACATACGGAGCACAAATTAGCCATATTTAGAGGAAGACTTAAATTTAAGTCGAACGTTCAAAAAATTTGGGGCGTTTTAATCTTCTTATCTATCGTAACAATTATAGAAGTAGGATTTGGTATTGTTAAACCTGGAATCTTAGTAGACAACTATTTTCTCGGAATGAAATTACTCAACTGGGTATTTATCATTTTAACGATTGTAAAAGCATATTACATTGCATGGGATTTCATGCACTTACGTGATGAAAAAAGTTCGTTGCGTAGAGCAGTTGTTTGGACGGCAGTATTCCTAATCAGCTATTTAATATTCATCCTTTTGCAAGAAGGAACGTATATTGAAGATGTAAAAACAAACGGATTCATCAAGTGGGATTTCTAA